In Setaria viridis chromosome 5, Setaria_viridis_v4.0, whole genome shotgun sequence, the genomic stretch GGTGCCATGTCCACATCCCCGGCCAGGTCTTATTTTCTGGGGCTCCTTTTCCGGGATCTTTCCCTTTCCAAAACCGGTGTCCACCTCTCCCTGAGGTTGCTTAGCGCCAAAGCTAATTGTTTAGTTTCAACCTAACTAAGTGGTTAGGCGTAAGAATGTGATGAGGGGTTTGCCTGTTTTGTGCTAACGGTTTAGATTTTTTGGATGAACTCGTCGATAATGTTTAGCCGGTGGTAACATTCTTGAAGCTACGATTAGCTTAGCAATTCAAGAAGGTTTGATTCATTGTTTTGAGCACCATTCCTCTGGCTAGAGCAATGTAAAAATTCTAACCCCTTCTGTTTTGTTGGTGCTGTACTGTGCACCATTTGCGAGTTCTTCATCAGTTATTTAATTACTGCTACTGGATAAACCCACCCATAAAAGGCAGATCAAACGATGAAATAATGCTCTGTACGTGTGCCATACAGCTCAGTATGCCACTTGCTCTCAGGAGAAAATGAAGAGCAAACGAAGAAGCCGAAAGTTCGGTAATATGCATAAAAATGTTTACCAGGAAGAAGCTCAGATTTAATTGGAGCGTGTAAGAATGAATGTATATTTGAAGATTATTATACGGCGGAAGTTTGTATGAAGAGAGAGGTTGGATTAGTGGAGATCAACAACTGCAGAGCAAGGAAGCAACGTTGCTGGCACAACTTGTACATTTATTGACTAGAGATAACAATTGTTGAGCAATGATTTGTCTTCCTAATCTTGAGTTGACTTGTTTAACTTCTcagttagtcttatgtttggTACAATAGCAATTTCTTCTGACTAAACTAGTCTCAAGTGACTGTGGCTAGATTCTAATAGACATATATAGAAATCCTGAAAGCGTCAAAACTCAAAACCATTCGGCAGACTAGAAGAAACCTTACATGTACATTGTTCACTTCAGCTGCACATGAGTTACAAATTTTATAATTCGGCTCTTCTCTCTCTGGACCAGTACTTATCATCAcagaattcttttttttaatgagtcatcatcatcaattattttttttgacgAATCATCATCTTAGAAGTATAATACTGCAAAGAGAATCTCTGAAGGGAATGTGGCACGCTGTACTACACAATAAACAAACACATTATGCTAGTAATAAAGATTATTGGTCCTTTCATTAGCAATCAAAAGATTGGATCTTTTTGTCAACTCTTTATCAGTCCTAACCACCCCAGCACTAAACAAATGAACCGAAGGCAGTTTTTTGAGGAGTATACTACTGTCCAGATATAATAGGATGGTGGTACGAGTACATCATCAGTTCTGGGAACTTGCgctggaaacaaagaaaaacacACGCTAGATTCATAGATTCCGTGTAGTGTAGCACATTTGATTGCTTGACCTACTCATGTGACCAATCTattgcagcagctgcagcctgcaggagtAGTCTTGAGCTTGTGCGCCATGGTTTTGTTCCTTGCTCCGGTCAGTACGGCACAGGACACAAGAAACTGGAAGCTTTGGAGGAACCATTTGGCATCTTTTTCAGAACACATTTTCCATCATCAGTAGTACGCTGCTAATCCCTTGTGCTTAACCGCAAACCACCTTTGCATTGGGATGCCAAAGTGTCAGCTGCAAATATACCCAGGAGAGCTCCACGGAAACCATATGTTATTCCTTCGAAGTTCTCCCGGAGCTGATGCGAAATTCCCATGTTCCAAGGGGGCCGCACGATCTCTGTCGATCAAGGTCAGTCGTTCTCAGTCGCCGTCTTGGGTGCAAGAAAAACATTTCGGGCAGGACCAGAAGGATGCGTGTGGCAGAGGCTGACGACGACACGCATTGCAAAGAGCAAAATAATGTAGGAGCACGATGCATGCATGACCGGAATAGCTTGCCGTTGTTTCAGGATGAACAGGCCAACCGCCAGTTGCGTCCAGGCCAGGGCAGCAGCTTCCCAGCAACGGcacaggcaggcaggcacgCCATGCCAAGCAGACACCtacctggaagaagaagatttcTACCTGCCCCatcagaggagaggagaggaagaagaagggaagatgCTCAAGTCATCGTTTTGACACCGATGTTTTCCTTCTAGGGACTCTCATCATTGGGTAGGAACATTCCCAGCTCATTTCAGAAGTTTCTTCCCCCCCAGTCATGCACGTTTTTTTCATCCCTGTTTTTTTTACCCTGAGAACAATTCAACTTTACAGTTGCTTTCACGCTAGCTTGTTAAAAACCGGTCTACAAAGATTGAGTGGTTCAGAGTCTCCAGGCAGGTTAGCACAATGTGGTCGCAGAAGACTACATGGGGGGTTGATACCATGATACCGTCGCCATCAATATGCAGTAAGTTCATCGCTCAACTTCTGCACGCGCTTTCTATGAGCACGCAATAGCTGAACACGCTGCTGAAAACTTTGATGAAAGTCTACATCAATGGAGGAAAAAAATGTATATTCTCTAGCAGTCTACAATGGACACCCGAAGCGTGCCAAGTGCCAAATGACAATTAGTAAAGGCTGTTCATGTTATAATTCTTTATTTTTGCTGGGAAAACACCTATGTTAGCCTAGGATCACTTGTTTAGGATGCCACAATTGGCAGCTATCGATCTATCATTGGGTCCATGAAAATGCTGCCTACAGccaaaagaagaaagaggaggcaACTAAAATATTGTAGCAAAGATACTGAGCTTTAGTTTAATTGAATGGATATACATAAATTCcatcacatccaaattaaaaCAAATCTATCTTCAAAAGATGGATTAATTTTTCAAATCCATGATCCCATCATTTTAGAAGCCCCTCTTTGAATAATTCAGACTGTTACtgaaaaccaaaccaaacccatCACTTTGGTCAAAGGCAGGAAAGAAAGGCAACGGAGGAGTAGAGAGAGGCCATGCCATAGATGGGGGGAAAAGGAGTCCACCCTATAAAGCGGCAGAACGCAACCGAAAAaccagagagggagagggggaggcgCTCACACAGCAGCAGCCCACACGTAATCCTTTCCCCTCCCTTTCACACTTGCCCCCCTGAACTCCCAGCCACTTCGCAAATCCGGGCCTTGAGGAGGGAGTTATATACGCCGCGCCAACAAATTAGCGGCTCTTCCGAGGAGCTCAGCGCGAAAAAAGGAGCCGCGAATTTGGCTACGGCCACACACGCGCAGCCGCCGCGCCACGACGCGCTCGCTCCTTCTCGCCGCGTCTGGTGTAGGGCCCGCCACGTCCCCTCCCGCAGCAGCTGCCTGCCCCGATGAGGCCgccggaggtggcggtggccgtTGTCACGGCCGTTGCGGTGGCGGCGCTtctggtggcgggggcgggggcggccgcggcggcttcGGTGCCGTtgctgccggcggcgctggcgctgcaGCGCGCGGTGCCGCACAAGGGGGTGGCCCTGGAGGAGCTGAGGCGGCGGGACTGGGCGCGGCACCGGAGCTCCAGGAGGGGGCTGCTCGGgggcgtcgccggcgtggtGGACTTCCCCGTCGAGGGCTCCGCCAACCCGTACATGGTCGGGTGGGTGAGCTGCCGCCTCGCTTTTCCTCCCTGTTTTCTGGTGGTGGTTTCGGTTCGGTTGGGGTTGGGTCGGCCGTTTGCGGTTGATGGATGGAAGCGTGGGAAATTCGAGCCTCGTTATCGGTTTCTTGGTGCGGGCGGTGAGCTGAAATCTCTGCTTTCGCTGAAAATGATTGATCTGCTGGCACTTCGTCGGCTAGGCTGCTTACGTCGATTCCTTTTCCCACTCGAATGAGCGATGCTGATTCGATTGCTTATGCCGTTACTCGGTGACTTTTTGCTGCTGGATTTCGCGTGCATTCCGCCAAGTTCTTTCAatcattttcctttctttttgtcACGTGTTTGACTGTTTTTGCGAGTCTAGTTGaattttgcttcaatttgtAGATTCGTTCTCTTCACCCCGGTAATGCAGATATCATGTAAATTAACTCTTGCGTGGTGCATTTCATTGCTCTACTCCTGTCAATCTAGTTCTTACTGAGGAACCCAATCCGAATGGATTCACTTGTGAAAGAAATCCAATACCAGCAGAATTCATCTTATTATGTTTTGTTTCTTCTGGATCGTATGTTTGTAGAGTTGGTTCCAGGCTACAGCTTCCATTGGACGCAATCCTTGCTTTTATTTCATTATTATCCTCAGTTGCTTTTGCTTAAGGTCAATTCCTTCATATGGAAAAAAAAGTATGATTTTTTTAGGCTGCAATTGAGTATTTCCCTCTTCTGTAGGTTTCTTGTCCTATTGTTTACGTGTTCAATTCAAAGCAGGAAAGGTACTTTGTGCAGCAGTAACCCAGCAAGCTGTACAAACAGAGTTATTTACAGGGACCTCAGTAATTTTCAGCCATTAATCATAGAGAGATAGGCAACTAATGCCTGTTAAATACCCTTTGGTTTTAGGAGCAGCAATTTTGTATTCTTGCTTATGTTGCTGCCAATGCTTGCGGTGTGCAGGTTCAGACTTGCCCCCTTATACCATATTCCTGATTGTATAAGTAGTAGAATATCCTGTATTCCTCATTGAATGTGGTAATTTGTCACACAAGCATGCTATTCCTTCCTATCCTCGAATCAATTAGGATACACGTTTCAGTCTGTTACCAGCACATACCACTGTGTTGTGATTGATCAACATATTGTTGCATTATCATTTCACCAGTTCATACATATTAGTAACAACTTAACAAGGACACAATTTTGTTTTTACTCTATTATTCAATATACTCTTTTTGACTATTGTATTATAATGTTTGACTTTGAATTTGTAGGCTCTATTTTACTCGTGTGAAATTGGGAAACCCGGCAAAGGAATTCTTTGTCCAGATTGACACTGGCAGTGATATATTGTGGGTAACTTGCAGTCCTTGTACTGGTTGCCCGACATCAAGTGGACTCAATGTGAGACCAACTTCTTATCTTTGATTTAACAAATGCATATAGTTAGCCTAGGGAGGTCCTTCTGATTAATAAATTTCTATTTTTGTTCCTCAGATCCAGTTGGAGTCCTTCAGCCCTGACTTGTCATCAACATCATCCAGAATAACATGCTCTGATGATAGATGTACAGCTGCACTTCAAACAGGGGAAGCAGTCTGCGAAACCTCGGATTCCTCAAGCAGCCCTTGTGGGTACACTTTCACCTATGGTGATGGGAGTGGAACATCAGGGTACTATGTGTCTGACACGATGTATTTTGATACTGTCATGGGAAATGAGCAGACTGCCAATTCGTCCGCCTCTATTGTTTTCGGGTACAGTTTCCTTGGAGCCCTATATTATTTTAAGTAATTGAAACTTACAATTAGTACCTGATGATAATTTTAGCTGAGATGCCACTACCAAGTGTACGTATGGACGTATGGTGACCATTAACAATTTAACATGGTGTTGGTTCTCAATAATGTGAATGTTTTGTTTATTGGGTTGGTACAAATGACAGATTAAGTGGCAACAAACTTTCAGTGTCCTGAACCAGCAGATTGCTTGTCACTTTTGCATGCATacttccttttcttattttcgtCCTACGGTCCAAggcaaaaaaggagaaaaaaaacctTCCTTGATGTTCAACCTGAACAATGTGTTATAATTATTCCTTCGATTCTGCAGCCACAGGATGCTGGCATGTTGCTAGAACTGTCTTGCATCATTTGATCCCTGATCAGATGACAGAATATTCTCTGAATTGCATACTGTATTGTGTCAGTGGTCTTAATGTTATGTGCCAAAAAGCTTAACCTCACAGTTGTGTCCAAAATTTTTTAGTAATTGGAGTTGACAGCCTTGTTCTTGTTCTCTTGGTCTATGCATCAGCTTCAAGTGTAGCTATATTTCTTGATTGCGTATTTGTTTACTCATTACCCTTAACTGTCAATTTTGCTGCCAAacatttttttgaaacattttgCTGTCAAACATTGTTATAGAAATTCTTTACCAGCTTTTGAATGTTTCAATTCCTTCCGAGCAGATGTAGCAACTCACAGTCAGGAGACCTGACGAAGGCAGATAGAGCAGTTGATGGGATTTTTGGGTTTGGACAGCATCAATTGTCTGTCATCTCACAACTGAATTCACTTGGAGTGTCCCCTAGAGTATTTTCTCATTGCCTGAAAGGTTCTGACAATGGTGGTGGCATTCTTGTGCTTGGTGAAATTGTGGAGCCAGGCTTAGTCTATACTCCACTGGTTCCATCACAGTAAGTTTCATCCCTGGAATTACTTTGGGTGTAAAACTTCAGAAATCTGCATTGCTATCTTTTTTTTGATACTCCTCTGCATTGCTATCTTATGTTTTAGTGGCCATTCTACTGTGATTGTTGTGATAAATTCGACATATAAAAACATACTTATGAGTTAGACAGCTTTTATATAACTTAGTGTCTTAGTTTATGTCCCATTGACCCTTGAACAACCATTTCCTGTGTTAAGAAGTTGTGAACCTCCTGTATTCCTGACACTAATCGCTGCTTATAACAATATTTTAAATGAAATATAGACCTCATTACAACTTGAATCTGCAAAGCATCGCTGTCAATGGTCAAAAGCTGCCCATTGATTCCTCCTTGTTTACAACATCAAATACACAAGGAACAATTGTGGATTCAGGGACAACATTGGCATACCTTGCAGATGGAGCCTATGATCCATTTGTTACAGCGGTGAGTCTCATATGACGCATATTTTTTCATAGAATAAGCAATGCTCGGCTGTGTACATTATCTTCTTATTTTGTGATGTGATTGTTAATTGTCATTATTCATACCTGCAGATAGCTGCCGCAGTCTCTCCATCTGTACGTTCTCTTGTCAGCAAAGGGAACCAATGCTTTATTACTTCCAGCAGGTTTTATTCTTCTTTCTGGGAATGAAGTCAACAGCTTTGTCCTTTGATACCCTGAATTCCTCACAAGTTTTCTTACCATTTGTCAGTGTTGACTCATCGTTTCCAACCGTGACCCTTTATTTTATGGGTGGTGTTGCGATGACGGTGAAGCCAGAGAACTATCTTTTGCAGCAGGCTTCTGTTGTAAGTCAGCAAGCTGTATATCTGATTAAATGCTTCTAGGAGACTGTCTCAAGTTTTATAATATCATGTAATCATGGTTGCAGGACAACAATGTATTGTGGTGCATTGGCTGGCAAAGGAACCAGGGCCAAGAAATTACTATACTCGGAGGTTAGTCAGTCTACAAAATTTGCCAATTTAGATTGCAATCACGCTATAAAATTTGGGGCTCTGTTACATGATATGGCTATATGAAATAAACTAAGCTGTCCAAAGGTAAAGCATAAGCACATGTTTAGGTGTT encodes the following:
- the LOC117856622 gene encoding aspartic proteinase 36 isoform X1, which gives rise to MRPPEVAVAVVTAVAVAALLVAGAGAAAAASVPLLPAALALQRAVPHKGVALEELRRRDWARHRSSRRGLLGGVAGVVDFPVEGSANPYMVGLYFTRVKLGNPAKEFFVQIDTGSDILWVTCSPCTGCPTSSGLNIQLESFSPDLSSTSSRITCSDDRCTAALQTGEAVCETSDSSSSPCGYTFTYGDGSGTSGYYVSDTMYFDTVMGNEQTANSSASIVFGCSNSQSGDLTKADRAVDGIFGFGQHQLSVISQLNSLGVSPRVFSHCLKGSDNGGGILVLGEIVEPGLVYTPLVPSQPHYNLNLQSIAVNGQKLPIDSSLFTTSNTQGTIVDSGTTLAYLADGAYDPFVTAIAAAVSPSVRSLVSKGNQCFITSSSVDSSFPTVTLYFMGGVAMTVKPENYLLQQASVDNNVLWCIGWQRNQGQEITILGDLVLKDKIFVYDLANMRMGWADYDCSMSVNVTTSSGKNQFVNTGQYDVNGSTRRASFKSLIPAGIAAMLVHMLVFGGGVSRR
- the LOC117856622 gene encoding aspartic proteinase 36 isoform X2; translation: MEAWEIRASLSVSWCGRLYFTRVKLGNPAKEFFVQIDTGSDILWVTCSPCTGCPTSSGLNIQLESFSPDLSSTSSRITCSDDRCTAALQTGEAVCETSDSSSSPCGYTFTYGDGSGTSGYYVSDTMYFDTVMGNEQTANSSASIVFGCSNSQSGDLTKADRAVDGIFGFGQHQLSVISQLNSLGVSPRVFSHCLKGSDNGGGILVLGEIVEPGLVYTPLVPSQPHYNLNLQSIAVNGQKLPIDSSLFTTSNTQGTIVDSGTTLAYLADGAYDPFVTAIAAAVSPSVRSLVSKGNQCFITSSSVDSSFPTVTLYFMGGVAMTVKPENYLLQQASVDNNVLWCIGWQRNQGQEITILGDLVLKDKIFVYDLANMRMGWADYDCSMSVNVTTSSGKNQFVNTGQYDVNGSTRRASFKSLIPAGIAAMLVHMLVFGGGVSRR
- the LOC117856622 gene encoding aspartic proteinase 36 isoform X3, coding for MEAWEIRASLSVSWLYFTRVKLGNPAKEFFVQIDTGSDILWVTCSPCTGCPTSSGLNIQLESFSPDLSSTSSRITCSDDRCTAALQTGEAVCETSDSSSSPCGYTFTYGDGSGTSGYYVSDTMYFDTVMGNEQTANSSASIVFGCSNSQSGDLTKADRAVDGIFGFGQHQLSVISQLNSLGVSPRVFSHCLKGSDNGGGILVLGEIVEPGLVYTPLVPSQPHYNLNLQSIAVNGQKLPIDSSLFTTSNTQGTIVDSGTTLAYLADGAYDPFVTAIAAAVSPSVRSLVSKGNQCFITSSSVDSSFPTVTLYFMGGVAMTVKPENYLLQQASVDNNVLWCIGWQRNQGQEITILGDLVLKDKIFVYDLANMRMGWADYDCSMSVNVTTSSGKNQFVNTGQYDVNGSTRRASFKSLIPAGIAAMLVHMLVFGGGVSRR